CATTTTAGTAAGCGTGCTGATTGTAACAAACTGATGTTTTGTTCCATAAAAGCTGCGCGAGCTAATAAATATACATAAGGGTACAAAACTAAAGACATAACTAAGATGGCACCAGTTAATGTACGAATATCTGGGAACCAATAATCGCTATAAGACTGCCAGCCAAAAATATCACGTAATAACACTTGTATTGGACCAGCAAAATCTAACCAATCCGTATAGATGTACCCAACGATATAAGCAGGCATAGCAAGAGGCAAAACCAAAGCCCATTGTAAAATGGAAGAGCTAGGAATACGGCACATAGCCATAAACCACGCAGAAGGAACACCCAAAATAAGAGAGAAGAACATCGCACCAAACACTAATAAAACCGTGTTGAGTGTGTATGTAGGAAGCACAGTATTAAACAGATGAGTAAATATATCATCTGTATTACCTAATGCTGTGTATAGGATCGCTAAGATCGGTAAAACCAGTAGCAGAGAAAGACTCCAACTACTGGTTTTCCAGAATAATAATTTTTCTTTCATTGCCTAAACTGCAAGGCTCTTATAAAAATGATGAGGTATTGTTACCTCACCATTATTAAATATCAAATTAAAGATCGAATTTAACTTCATCTAAAAGCTTAATCGCTTTTGTATGGTTATCTGCGATTTCATCTAAAGAAAGTGTATCCGCTTTAAAATCTCCCCAAGAGGCAACTAACTCTGAACGCTTCACACCTGGTTTTACAGGGTATTCATAATTAACTTCAGCATACATACCTTGTGCTACATCACCAGTTAAGAACTCCATTAATTTTAATGCGTTATCTTTATTCGGTGCATATTTTGCCATCGCCATACCACTCACATTCACATGTGTACCGTCAGTATTTTGATTTGGGAAGTTAATGTATACCGACTCAGCCCAAGAAACTTGCTTTGGATCGTTAACCATTTTGCCTAAGTAGTAACTATTACCTAAAGCAAGATCACAAAGACCTTCTTTAATCGCTTTAACTTGTGCACGATCATTACCCTGAGGCTTACGAGCAAGGTTCGATTTTACGCCTTCTAACCACGTTTTCGCTTCTGCTTCACCATGATGAGCAATCATTGAAGAAACAAGAGATACATTGTAAGGATGCTTACCACTACGAGTACAAATCTTACCTTTCCATTCTGGCTTAGCTAAATCAGCATAATCAAAATCAGCACCTAATTTACCCACACGGTCACGAGATGAATAAACGTTACGAGCGCGAAGTGTTAGAGCAAACCACTCATCTTCAGCATCACGATATTGTGCAGGAACATTTGCATCAATAACTTTACTATCAACAGGTTGAACTAAATTTTTATTAGTTAATTCAGCTAAACGGCTAATATCAGTTGTTAAAATAACATCAGCAGGGCTTAATTCCCCTTCTTGAGCCAATTTCTCAGCTAAACCTTTTTTAGCGAATTTAACATTAACCTGAATACCGGTCTCTTTTGTGAACTCTTTAAACATAGGCTCAACTAAGAAAGGTTGGCGGTAAGAGTAAACGTTAACTTCTTCAGCAGCCATAACACTTGGTGCAAACATACCTGCAATTAAAGCAGAAACTGATAGTAATTTTTTCATGTTATTCCTTTAAAATCTTTACTTATAAATGCTAATAAGAATAATTATCAATATCGACATTATACGAAGAGATTTTAAAATGGCAATGATCCAATTTCATTTTTATCAAAAAAAGCCCTAATACGTTCGTATTAGGGCTCTTGAATTTGTAAGGAAATATTAACTTTCTATTTTACACTTACAAACTCTGGATAAGCATCGATACCACAATCATGTACATCCATACCTTCAAGCTCCTCTTCCTCAGTTACTCGAATACCAACGGTTGCTTTCAGCACTGCCCACACAGCTAAACTTGCACCAAATACCCATGCGAAGATCACAACAGCACCAAGTAGTTGCGCTCCAAATGTGGCATCAGAGTTACTCAAAGGAACCACCATTAAGCCAAAGAAGCCACACACACCATGAACAGAAATAGCACCTACAGGATCATCAATTTTAATTTTATCAAAACCAACAATACTAAATACAACCAGAGCTCCAGCGACTGCACCAACACTTACAGCAGCTAATGGTGACGGTGATAACGGATCTGCAGTGATAGCAACTAAACCTGCTAATGCCCCATTTAATACCATGGTTAAATCAGCTTTACCCCATGTGCTCTTACATACAAATAATGCCGTAATTGCTCCTGCCGCCGCTGCTGCATTCGTATTCAAAAAGATCTGTCCGACCGCCGTTGCATTCTCAAAGTCAGAAACCATTAACTGAGAGCCGCCATTAAAACCAAACCAACCAAACCATAAAATAAAAGTACCCAGTGTAGCTAAAGGCATATTTGAACCTGGAATTGGATATATTTGACCTTTCTTACCGTACTTACCTTTACGAGCCCCTAGTAATAGAACGCCTGCAAGCGCCGCAGATGCACCAGCCATATGAACGATACCTGAGCCAGCAAAGTCACTGAATCCTGCTTCTGATAGGAAGCCACCACCCCATGTCCAATAACCTTCCATTGGATAAATAAAAGCGGTTAAAATCGCTGAAAAAATAAGGAATGACCATAGCTTCATACGCTCAGCAACCGCTCCTGAAACCACAGACATTGCAGTAGCTACAAACACCACCTGGAAGAAAAAGTCTGATTCTAATGAATGATCGGCACCTTCAGCCTGTGTACCAATTAAGGTTCCTATCGAAGGTAAAAAACCACCTGAGCCGTTATCAACATACATAATGTTATAACCAACCACTAAATACGTGGTACAAGCGATTGCATATAAACAGATATTTTTAGTTAGGATCTCTGTTGTATTTTTTGAACGAACTAAACCTGCTTCTAGCATGGCAAACCCTGCTGCCATCCACATAACTAATGCACCTGACATCAAAAAGAAGAAGGTATCTAACGCATAACGAAGTTCTGATACTGTTGTTGAAAGTTCCATAATATAGTCCTCTATCCTTAAAGTGCTTCGGTATCGGTTTCACCAGTACGAATACGCACAGCTTGCTGAAGGTCATAAACGAAAATCTTTCCATCCCCAATCTTACCTGTGTGCGCCGCTTTGCTGATCGCTTCAACAATACGGTCAACCCCTTCCGCTTGAACCGCTATTTCTAATTTTACTTTTGGAAGAAAATCGACTTGATACTCAGCCCCTCGATATAGTTCAGTATGACCTTTTTGACGTCCAAATCCTTTCACTTCTGAAACGGTCATGCCATCTACTCCAGCATCAGCAAGCGCTTCTCTAACATCGTCTAATTTAAATGGTTTAATTATGGCGTTAATTATTTTCATAGCTCAGTCCCTTGAATTTATTTGTTACTTATCCTTAACAATTCAATCGGTATGCCAACATTAAAAATAATTATTATTCAATAAGATAGGGAATTGCAGAGTAACAAAACAAAAAAGGCCGCACTAATATAGTGCAGCCTTTCCCTATCAATGAGCATTAGATTAAAAACGATTTATAAATGCTTCCCAGCTTTGAAGCATAGTTTCAAAATCTTCTAATCCACATACTGATATACATTCATCATCATACATATGAATATCTTCTTCGAACTCTTCATCAGATTGTTCAAACAATGCGTTCTCTTGAACAATGACTTCTTGATCGCTCAATACTAATGTCATCACCTTGCCTGATAACGTCCACTCATCCTGTGTATTTTTAATTAAAGCGATGTGCTTATATATTTCTGCGAGTAAATCCGTATTTTTCGCTACATCTTCAACTAACCAACGTCCCATGGCTTCATGCCCCATAGAAAAATTCGCATGGTATGTACCCTCAAGGGTATTTTTCTTAAATTCGTAATCCATCGGATATCCTAACAATTATATCGGCGTTAACTCACACGTTTTGGATCAAAGACAATGCCGAGCTCTTTTACTCCAGTATAATCTTATCCCTATTTTTTTTATAGCTAACTCCCTCCTTTCTTAATAGCTAAAAGGTTTAAAGATGCAGTTAACCACAATGATCGCCAAACAAATTGTTGAGCGTTCAATGAAAATTATCAAACACTCTGTCAATGTGATGGATGAGTATGGTGTGATTATTGGTTCAGGGGACCCATCAAGATTAAACTGTCGCCATGAAGGAGCGATACTCGCTATTAATGAAAATCGAGAAGTTGAAATCGATTACTCTACAGCTCAACAATTACGTGGTGTAAAAGCTGGGATTAACTTACCCATTGTGTTTCAAAATAAGGTTATTGGGGTTGTTGGTATTTCTGGAAAACCTTCAGAAATCCAACAGTACGGTGAGTTAGTAAAAATGACCGCCGAACTTATCATTGAGCAAGCCGCTTTAATGACAGAAATCCAGTGGTCTAAACGTCACAAAGAAGAATTAGTTCTACAATTAATTCAACCATCAGACTTAAATACACAACAGCTTTATTCAATTGCTGAACGATTAGAACTCGATCTTAATCAACCACGAATCGCAACCATCATTAAGGTAGATTCTTTTAATGGTGAAAACCTTTCTCTCAGCCATCTTCAAAAATTAGTTCATTTATTAGAATATCCAGAGCGCGATAATTTAGTGGCAATCAGCTCCGTGACCTTAAACGAAGTTGTGGTATTAAAACCAATTACATTAACGGATACAGGATGGAATAGAAGCCATGAAGAAAAAAGGATCCGCCAATTATTTCAACGCATCTCCCATGATGAGAAATTCACAATAAAAATAGCATTGGGTGATTACTTTCCAAATCTAGAAGGACTAGCGCAATCTTATATGACAGCAAAAGCGACCATGAGTACTGCTAATGCTAAACATCGCATTTTATTTTTCCAAGATAACAAGTTACCCGTTTTAATTAATGGACTAAAATCCGATACTTGGCGAATGGAACAATTAAAGCAACCTATCGTTAATCTTCAAAAAGCAGATCCTAAAGGGATATTACTCAAAACCCTTAAAGCCTTTTTTAATCATAATTGTGATTCAGCTCAAACCTGTAAATCACTCCATATTCATAGAAATACACTTCGTTATCGACTTGATAAAATAAACAAAGAAACTGGCTTAGATATCAATAAGATAAATGATTCTACCTATTTATATCTTGCTTCATTAATGAGTAATAAATAACACTCAATTTGTGCAACTGCATAATGAATTAAATATTTAACTCATGAAATTTGGGCATTCGACTAAAGCATATTGATAACGATAACGTTAGATTACCGACATCTTAATTATTAAATGGAACGTTAATATGATCGAAGTATCTACCCTAGGCGCTATTTCAGCGCTCGTTGTTGCTATCGCCCTCATCCTTAAAAAGGTCCCGCCTGCTTATGGCATGATTATTGGTGCTCTAATTGGTGGTATTGTCGGTGGCGTTTCATTAACAGATACAGTTAACTTGATGATTGGCGGTGCTCAAGGAATTGTTACCGCTGTTTTACGAATTCTTGCAGCTGGTGTTCTTGCTGGTGTATTAATTGAATCAGGTGCCGCAACCTCTATTGCAGAAACCATAGTAAAAAAAGTAGGCGAAACCAGAGCACTACTAGCATTAGCGGTTGCAACAATGATCTTAACGGCTGTGGGGGTTTTCGTAGACGTTGCTGTAATTACTGTTGCTCCTATTGCACTTGCGATTGCTCAGCGTGCAGACCTATCTAAAATGGCTATCTTATTAGCGATGGTTGGCGGCGGTAAAGCTGGTAACGTAATGTCACCTAACCCAAATGCGATTGCGGCAGCCGATGCTTTTAATGTGCCTTTAACTTCAGTGATGGCAGCTGGTGTTATCCCTGGATTATTTGGGTTAGTCTTTGCTTATTTCATCGCTAAAAAACTTGTCAATAAAGGCAGTAAAGTCCAAGCTCATGAAGTGGTTTCTGTTGATCATTCTCGCCTACCTAGTTTTACTACTTCAATCGTAGCCCCTCTTGTTGCCATCAGTCTTTTAGCCCTACGCCCAATAGCGGGTATTAATGTCGATCCCCTCATTGCTCTTCCTTTAGGCGGTCTACTGGGTGCTGTTGCAATGGGACGCTTTAGAGATACCAATCATTTTGCAGTCTCTGGCTTAACTCGTATGGCTCCTGTTGCTGTAATGCTACTTGGTACCGGTACATTAGCAGGTATCATTGCAAACTCAGGGTTGAAATCTGGCCTTATAGATATCTTAACGGCTTCTGGACTTCCATCTTATCTACTTGCTCCGATTTCTGGTGCCATGATGTCGTTAGCAACAGCATCAACAACCGCAGGTACTGCCGTTGCAGCAAGTGTATTTAGTCACACAATTCTAGAACTTGGCGTTCCAGCTCTTGCTGGTGCTGCAATGATTCACGCTGGTGCAACCGTATTAGATCACATGCCACACGGTAGTTTCTTCCATGCCACTGGTGGCGCTGTACATATGGATATTAAAGAGCGTTTAAAACTTATTCCATACGAATCAGCGGTTGGTCTCATGATCGCAACGGTTTCAACCCTCATCTTTGGCGTCTTCGGTTTATTTGTTTAATAAGGCTATATTATGAAAATCGTTATTGCTCCTGACTCTTACAAAGAAAGTTTAACGGCGATGGAAGTCGCTACGGCCATTGAAGCTGGATTTAAACAAGTATTACCTCATGCTGAATATATAAAGTTACCTATGGCCGATGGTGGTGAAGGTACGGTTCAATCACTGATTGATGCAACTGGAGGCTCAATTATCGAGCACACAGTAACTGCGCCTCTTGGTGAACAAATTACTGGTTTTTATGGATTATTTGGCGATGGCCAAACAGCCATTATCGAGATGGCAGCTGCATCAGGTTTACACCTTGTTGAACCAAGTTTACGTAACCCTCTAAATACCACTACTTATGGTACTGGCGAACTAATTAAAGCGGCGCTTGATAAAGGTGTAAAACACATCATTGTAGGAATCGGCGGTAGTGCGACTAATGATGGCGGCATTGGCATGGCTCAAGCACTTGGTATCAAACTTCTGGATAAAGATGGTAATGATCTTGCTTTTGGTGGAGGTTCGTTAGCACAGCTTGTAACGATCGATACATCAAATAAAGATCCTCGTCTTGATGATATTACACTTGAAGTTGCATGCGATGTTGATAACCCACTGTGTGGACCTAAAGGTGCTTCTTTCGTGTTTGGCCCACAAAAAGGGGCAACTCCTGAGATGGTTAGCACGTTAGATAACAATCTAAGCCATTATGCCGATATAATGAAAGATCAACTTGATAAAGACGTAAAAGACACTGCCGGAGCTGGCGCTGCAGGTGGGCTTGGTGCCGCCTTACTTGGTTTATTTAGTGCAACTCTGCGTCCTGGTATTGAAATCGTAATGGATGCCGTAAATCTATCAGATGTTGTATCAAGTGCCGATCTTGTTATCACTGGAGAAGGTCGAATCGATAGCCAAACTATTCATGGAAAAACACCGATTGGCGTAGCAAGAACAGCGAAAAAATTTGATTTACCTGTTATTGGTATTGCAGGTTGTTTATCTGATGATTGTGCAATTGTTCATGAGTATGGTATTGATGCAGTATTTAGTGTTGTGCCTCGCTCAGTGTCTCTTGAGCTTGCATTAAAAGAAGCCGCTATTAACGTAGAAAATACCGCTCGTAATGTTGCAGCAATATATTCAATGAAATAGGTAAGTATCCAGCCCTCTAAATAAAAAAGCAGCCAATTGGCTGCTTTTTGTATTTATGAAGATAAGGTTAAGCTGGCTCTTGGAAAATAACCGTATCCGCTTTCTCTGTATATGCTCCCATTTTATGGAAGTTCAAATAACGGTAAGTATCTGCAGCGGTTGCATTAATCTTATCTGCGTACTCTAGGTACTCTTCCTTCGTTGGAATACGACCAAGAATCGCACCAACCGCAGAAAGTTCAGCAGACGCTAGGTAAACATTCGCACCTGTACCCAAACGGTTCGGGAAGTTACGAGTAGATGTAGACATTACTGTCGACTTGTCTGCCACACGTGCCTGATTACCCATACATAGTGAACAACCCGGAGTTTCAATACGAACTCCAGCGCGACCGAAGATGCCGTAGTAGCCTTCTTCTGTTAGCTGGTCTTTATCCATCTTAGTTGGCGGAGCCACCCATAGACGAGTGCTTAGCGAGCCGTTGAACTCTTCAAGCATCTTACCAGCAGCACGGAAGTGACCGATGTTCGTCATACAAGAACCGATGAACACTTCTTGAATCTCAGTGCCTTGAACGTCAGAAAGAAGACGAGCATCATCTGGATCATTTGGTGCACATAGGATTGGCTGATCGATGTCAGCAAGGTCGATCTCGATAACGTGAGCGTATTCAGCATCTGAATCAGCAGACAGTAACTCAGGGTTCGCTAGCCACTCTTCCATAGCAGTAATACGACGTTCGATAGTACGAACATCACCATAGCCTTCAGCAATCATCCACTTAAGCATCACGATGTTTGAGTTCAGGTACTCTTCGATAGACTCTTGAGACAACTTAACTGTACAACCTGCTGCAGAACGCTCAGCTGATGCATCTGAAAGCTCAAACGCTTGCTCAACAGATAAGTGTTCAACGCCTTCAATTTCTAGTACACGACCAGAGAATTCGTTGATCTTACCTGCTTTCTCTACCGTTAGTAGACCTTGCTTGATGCCGTATAGAGGAATCGCGTGTACTAAATCACGTAGCGTGATGCCCGGTTGCATTTCACCTTTAAAACGAACCAAAATAGATTCAGGCATATCAAGAGGCATAACACCTGTTGCTGCTGCAAATGCCACTAGACCTGAGCCTGCAGGGAACGAAATACCTAGAGGGAAACGAGTATGCGAGTCACCACCAGTACCAACAGTATCAGGTAGGAGCATACGGTTTAACCATGAGTGGATAACACCATCACCCGGACGCAGTGAAACACCTGCACGGTTCATGATGAAATCAGGTAGCGTGTGATGCGTGTTTACGTCAACAGGTTTTGGGTATGCCGATGTGTGACAGAAAGATTGCATCACAAGATCCGCAGAGAAGCCAAGACATGCAAGATCTTTAAGCTCATCACGCGTCATAGGACCCGTCGTATCCTGAGAGCCTACCGTTGTCATCTTAGGCTCACAATATTGACCAGCACGAACGCCTTCAACACCACATGCTTTACCAACCATCTTCTGAGCTAGCGTGTAGCCTTTATCAGATGCAGATGGATCAATTGGCTTAGCAAATAGATCGGTTTCTTCTAAACCAAGAGAAATACGAGCACGGCTTGTTAATCCACGACCAATAATTAGAGGAATACGACCTCCAGCACGAACTTCATCAAGCAACACTGCGCTCAATTTAAAGCTAGAGATCTCTTCATTATTTTTACGAACTACACCTTCATAAGGGAAAATATCAATAATATCTCCCATATTCATGTTTTGAACATCAAGTTCAATCGGTAGTGCTCCTGAATCTTCCATTGTGTTATAGAAGATCGGGGCAATTTTACCACCAAGACAAACACCGCCAGTGCGCTTATTTGGTACGAATGGAATATCTTCACCCATGAACCAAAGCACTGAGTTAGTCGCTGATTTACGAGAAGAACCAGTACCAACAACATCACCCACATAAGCTAATGGGATGCCGTCTTTTTGCATTTCTTCGATTTGAGTAATAGGACCAACGCTACCCTGTTCATCTGGAGTGATACCATCGCGTTCCATTTTCAACATTGCTTTTGCATGTACAGGAATATCAGGACGCGACCATGCATCTGGTGCAGGAGAAAGATCATCGGTGTTCGTTTCACCTGTGACTTTAAATACTTTTACAGTGATCTTTTCAGCTACTTTATCTTTTGATGTAAACCATTCTGCATCAGCCCATGATTGAAGTACTTGCTGCGCTGAAACATTGCCTGCTTTTGCTTTTTCTTCTACATCATAGAAAGCATCAAACATCAAAAGTGTGTGTGATAGTGCTTTAACTGCAATTGGTGCCAGTTCAGTGTCATCTAATAAAGAAACAAGAGGCTCTATATTATAACCACCTTGCATTGTACCAAGTAATTCTGCTGCTTTTTCTTTACTAACAAGTGGAGAAGAGACTTCTCCTTTAGTAACTGCTGTTAAGAAGCCAGCTTTAACATAAGCGGCTTCATCAACGCCAGGGGGAATACGATTCTCTAGTAAATCAAGAATAACTTCTTCTTCGCCTTGAGGCGGATTTTTTACTAATTCAACTAATGCTGCTACTTGCTCAGCATCCAGTGGTCTTGGGACCACGCCTTCTGAAGCACGTTCTTCGACGTGTTTACGATAAGCTTCAAGCACGACTTAATTCCTCACTTTCTGGTCTACTCTTAATGAGTAAACATCCTTGGAAACAATTCAGTTTATATCCATTAACTTTTTAATTCTGTTATAAATCTCAATAAAACAAGAGAATATGTATCGGAATAGACTAAAAATGTGACGAGATGATATCAAATTTAACTCAAAATTAAAATCTCACCACATCAAACAACATACGACTTATGGCGCACTTTTAAACATTATAAAGTTGCACCAATACTTAAATATACTGATTCATGATTTTGCTCTGTGCGACCATAAGCGAAAATAATAGGGCCTATTGGTGAGTCTATTCCTGCAAAAATAGAGCCTGCTGCATACATAGGGGCATCACTAAAATGTTCATCATTCCAGACACTTCCTTGCTCAAGAGATCCACCTAAATATATAGGCGACTGGAATAATCCAAAATCATTGTCCATTAAACGATAACGATAAACTAAACTTGCAAATGCTAAATTCTCACCAGATAAACTGTCTTTTGATATTCCTGATAAATGTAGAAAGCCCCCCAGAGATTTAGGCTCAAGAGGAATACCTCCATTTTTATTTTCTACAACACCATACTCACCGTGCACGACTAAAGTATGACGCTTTATTGTATAAGCAAATCGCCCATTAACGGTTAACTCTACAACTGAATCATCAATCGTATCGCTACTACTAATTTCGCCTAATGTATCTTCGCTATATAAATACTCAGTAAATAAATAAAAACCTTTAGTCGGAAAAGTAAAATTATCCAACGTATCTAAACGATATTGTGCAAATATTCCTTGTCTCTCATAATCACTATTATAATCTGGAATAATATTTAAAACTAAATCACCCGTTGTATATCTCCCCCCGATCCTAAAATCACTCCAAAGCGCGGGTTGTATACCTAGAGATGCTTCAAATTCAAGTTCGTTATATTCAGTTGGTAGGTAGTTATCTATATTATCAAGAGTAGGAGTTGGCCTAAATTGAGTTTGAGTAACGCTATAAGTCCCTTTTAAAGAAGAAAACAATAATTGATTACTAAGAAAAGGCGTATATAGCTCTGCTTGCATCAACTTATCTGTACCTAATTCAAAATTTGTCCTTAACTCAGAACTGTTTTCAGATAAACCAATTATGTTAATATCTGTAAAATTGATAGAAAAACCAAGCGAGTATTTACTTTGATTATAAAAGTCATCTTCTAATGAAAAACGAAAATCTAAATAATTTGGTCCCCAACTTTTTTCATTTACATCAACAACGAGTTCTGTAGATCCATCATTGGCTGTCTGATAAAAATAATCTATTCTTTCAAACCTATCAATCGTATACAGCGCTCTAACTTTAGCTTCTAATTGTTCTGAAGTATAAGTTTTACCCTCATCTATTTGAAGATATTCAAATAACATACGTTCACTGTATGAACTGTTATTATTTAACGTTACATGATCTATTTTAAGATTATCACCACGTTTTAACTGACTGGTTTTTTGTTCTTTTTCTTTTAAATAAGTTTGATATTCAGCGGTAGGTAATACCAATTTATCTAACTCTAAATGCTGTTCATAAGCGATATCATAACCTTTTCCATACGCAAAAGGCATCTTACTAAACTCTGCAGTTTCCATCTTCCCTACATGGGGAGAAAGTAATATATCGTTTTCACCTAATAGTTTTTCTTGCTGAAGGGTGCTATTTTTTACAATGTAATTTGTTAATTGCCCCATTACAGATAAA
The Aliivibrio fischeri ATCC 7744 = JCM 18803 = DSM 507 DNA segment above includes these coding regions:
- a CDS encoding patatin-like phospholipase family protein; the protein is MRFKPLLFSSIFLYLSSSVAFADETRPKIGLVLAGGGAKGAAHIGVLKALEEMKIPIDYITGTSMGAYIGGLYASGLSADEIEIFIDTIDWNSGFVDKVERSERQIRDKEYEDRYQIGTDIGFSFTELKAPKGFVQGQNMAKILRTTSGNVPYLESFDDLPIPFRAVATDIEKLEPVILDHGNLAEAMMASMSVPGALPPVEYEGRLLVDGGSVNNMPVDIAREMGADIIIAVDIGSDYLEAKDISSYLSVMGQLTNYIVKNSTLQQEKLLGENDILLSPHVGKMETAEFSKMPFAYGKGYDIAYEQHLELDKLVLPTAEYQTYLKEKEQKTSQLKRGDNLKIDHVTLNNNSSYSERMLFEYLQIDEGKTYTSEQLEAKVRALYTIDRFERIDYFYQTANDGSTELVVDVNEKSWGPNYLDFRFSLEDDFYNQSKYSLGFSINFTDINIIGLSENSSELRTNFELGTDKLMQAELYTPFLSNQLLFSSLKGTYSVTQTQFRPTPTLDNIDNYLPTEYNELEFEASLGIQPALWSDFRIGGRYTTGDLVLNIIPDYNSDYERQGIFAQYRLDTLDNFTFPTKGFYLFTEYLYSEDTLGEISSSDTIDDSVVELTVNGRFAYTIKRHTLVVHGEYGVVENKNGGIPLEPKSLGGFLHLSGISKDSLSGENLAFASLVYRYRLMDNDFGLFQSPIYLGGSLEQGSVWNDEHFSDAPMYAAGSIFAGIDSPIGPIIFAYGRTEQNHESVYLSIGATL